TAAAACAAATCTAGAGATGACTACAAATTTAGGTCAAATAGTGCACTTTTTGAAGTCAATTGAACATTGATACCATATATCCATGACATCAACACAAAGTGGCATGAAATAAGATGTCTTTTAGTGCACGATATGCACTTTTATCTACTATAATATTTGATATAATAGctgtaaattttgatcaaatttatagaataataatttatttatcggGAAAGAGAGAAATATTTACATCATAGGTGAAACATTccataacaacaacaatattattTATCCATCATAAATATTGGAGCTATGTACACTTATACCCCTATTTAAGTAGATCATGTTTATTTTAATTCTATTATTAGCTCCACCTCTAAATTAACTAGGTTTGCTATTTGTTAATCGATTGCATATATTTAATGAGTTTATAATGAAaatctattaattttatttaaatttttttaacctTATATTTTTAACATGACAAAGAATTTTCCCTTAAGGTTTCTTCCCCTTCATTAGGGTTTCAAGGTTAATGTTTCTAATTACTTACCTTGCATAcaagatttttttatatttttatgtttctcATGTATGATCATtcatttctttacttcttttagggttttttcttATCATTACCTAATCTTAGATGTTTCACACCCTATCCACCTTTTCTTTGGTTTTTTACATTAGGTTTCATatatttgattgttgaataatttatttattctttattAGTCCTAGGTCATTCTTATATCACTATTTTGATCCTTTCTAGGGCCTTTTGTTGAACACGCAATAGGATTGAGGGGGGCAAGGTGAATTGATCTGGAACTTCAACAACAACTATTAATCAAATTATTCAACAACACTTTAACCATTATCACATCAAGCATAAACACATAACACATGAAAAccaaatttacatgaaaaacccaaacagggaaaaaccacggagaatatAACTCACAATATGGATAACAATGTTTACAACGTTTTAGGCTTGAAACCAAGGAGTACCAACACCTGAAGGACTTGCATAATGAAGGTGcactaccttaggcaagatacaagaaggacttgtacaactgaagaacacttcttcaagacaaaataCAAACTGCTACCAAAGGACCCACTATCAATCAACAACGATTGAAATAGCTGaactaaaattgagaaggattctcctgatcatgaaattgttcTTGGACAATATTCTAGTGATCAATAACATGGAAAACATATGTAATAATCTTCACTGTCACAACATTATGTCTTGTAGAATATATGAAGTTCAAATCTCTTCTCAACTTgactttctcatcaccacaaactcaaatctgtTTGTAAATCATTCACATACAATtatcacacaattcacttctcatccacacTTAGTTTATCCATctacacatcttaaatatgagatgcAACATTGAAATCCGAATTAAGGCTCAACCAAAATAGAATAagaaatattacacaaaataagccacccttacctaaaatacttagattggtccattctaagagaaagagggaaccagaACATATTATAATTTAGCATTCCATGAATGATTTGACAATCCACAAATGCTCACACATACTCCAGAGGACATTAAAAATGATAATATGTAGACATAATCAATTAGTCGGCCACATAACCaattccaatgcaaaatactccatgcaaATATCCACACACCAAGGTGAGACCCAAGTAAACATCTCAAGGCATCTTCCAACACATAGCCAGAACAAAGGAACATGATGTAATAAACTACAATGTAATTAACAACATATTTAGAGGGCACCAAATGCATTCCAAACCACCCTAAATACAGGATGATaaaaccaacaccaaaagagtattCAAACCAACATCCATCCAGATAACTAAGATCCTCCTCTGTCATAATGAAAGATGATTGAAATCATGGCTATTGAAATAAAAAGAAAGGCTTCATATGCACACAATGTTTGTGAGATTGTACGTGCTAGGTATGTGAACTATTGGTGAATTATAATATTGTCAACTAACTTAAATGAACATGTAACTTGAATTGCCTATCTAATTGAAGCTTGCATTGGTAATGTATAGATGGGGATCTGCCGCAAACTTGGTCTTCCTCACATTTTGTTTTTCGACAAACATCATTCTGATAACAATGATACTACTGGGCAGATATGCTATTGTAAATTCTTCGACTGGAGTAAATATATATGCTGCTAGCTTTCTAATCCCACTTTGTGTCATTGTTTACACACTTGCAGGAGGACTGAAGGCTAATTTCTTAGCTAGCTATATACATTCAGTTATTGGTATGCACTTCAAAATTTCAAATAGTTTGATTAAGCATTTTTAGCCATTATTTTTCATGTCTCACTTTACTCTTTTCTAAAATCCTTCTATCTCTAAGCAATTattctttttaaaagaaatttattACTTACTAATCTACAAAATGCTAGGTGGGTATTGAGtgaccaaacttgttcatttttcttcACTCCTCTTCTACAACATAAAGTGAGCTATCTTTCCCCTATCTTTCCCCTTAAAACGATATGAGGAAAAACAACAAATTCACCTTCAAGAGTAATGTGGCATTTCTTCCCACTAATATTAACACATCAATAAACCCTTAGTCCAACATCGAACATGTAAATGAATAATTGCaataaaaataatcattacaaTCAATAAATATAATTTCAATAACTTGTCTAATTTAGTATTTTAAAAACCCTGAGATCAGATTCAGATGACTAGATATGGATATATGACAAAAAAATCGAGGACTCAGTTTTATTTTTCATATCAAGTAATAATTCAAATAATTGGTTCATAAACACACCTTCCTTAATATTATTATGTAGAAAGCTTATAGACCTCTAATAATGTTGGTGTAAATTTAAAATAAGACCTATCCAAGAGagacaaaaccaaaaaataaaataaatttgttacAATAGTTGAAAACTACACAACACTTGACCATCTCAAGATATGGATCCTAGGACATTTTCATTAGTATACTTTCTAGCAATGCATCTATTGTAACACAATTTCCAAGTTTAATAAATATTAAGGTAGATGATACAATATTCATAACAATTACGATTCAATTTGCAAGAgttaaattgaagacaaaatggaACACACTTTAGTTTTAAGTGGGCCACATACAAATGCATGGCTCAGGCATACTTGTTGACTCACCTTTCAATCAACTAAAGAAATATGGGTTTCTAGCGATATATTAACCATTAGAATAATCTCCTTTGTCGACAATGTTCTTTTGGTTCTATAAGTTAAGATGCCATGTTTATAATGGAATGGAGGCCTTGTACTTGTGTAAGCTGCTTAGGTACATTACAAGATGCCCTTATTTTGAGTCATATTGCATTGAGAAAATAGAGCAAAACAATAGTgctctattttatgcattaatacAGTGTCACGTGATTTATTGATTCAAGTAGATGCCATAATCTTGTCCAGGATTTgatatattttctttaaaatgaATGAATTTTTTTCCTCAATAATATATATCCTAGGGCCTAGCCAATAGAGTACTTTCACCAGAAATTTTGTTGTGCAACTTATATTCTGTCTAGCTTCTCACCCTTGTCTCATAGACGTATATGTACTCTCAAAGAACCATACTCATTAGATTTGGACATTCTTattgttttcactttcaataaaCACCTTGATATATTTGGTTACAAGTCTCCACCAAAAGATGTGTTTGAATATCTTTACATTCCTTAACTATGAAACCTATAAAAGATTTTGGGATTTGGTTTTTTATCATTTCTTCTCAAGCTATTCTGTTTAGAAACTTTTAATTTCTAgccatatgcttttctttgaattacCACAGTGTGGTTGTTAATTATATTAAGAGTATTCTAATAAAGAAAGCCAATGCTATTgctattttttctttaaaatatataAAGACAATATTACAAGCTTGCATTCAAACAAAAACGCTTCCTTAAGAAAAAAGAAACTGCAGAGTATTAATTATTTTCCATGAAACCAATAATTCTACAATTCTACTAAAGGTAAGAAGCTCAAGAAAGTGACCACATGAATTGAATAAAAAGGATTTAGCTTTGATATTTGTAGGCCCCTTGGTTCTGACTCAAAATGACCCTTAcaatttatctttattttctaaactCAAACATTAATCTAGCTGAAATACAAAAACTTTGACTTTGAGGATTCTTTACAAAGTATGGCAGAAGGTAAGGTATTGGAATTAGCGTTGACTTCCAAATCCATCAATACCCTAGTTAGGAGAGATCTATCTTAACAACATAGACTTGATATAAACTCCTATCGGCCGTACACATTGCACCTTACCCAGGTGCAACCGCTAGTTATATTGAAGCAAATTGTGTGTATTAAGAGATTGGTCTTGTCTAGCATAATTTTTGCATCCCATTTAATTTTGCTAGTTTGATTATTGAATTATTATGTATTAATTTTGGTATTAGAGAATTTCACAGGAGGCGGTCCTCAGTCGGAAGAAATTGAAGCTCCTTAAATGCTAACAGTTGGATGTAATGTCTTtctaaaatatataattaattgggTGGGATCGCAATCGTTTAAAGTATAGCCTCTTGGGCTTGTAAATCGGTACAAAAAATGGAGGAATAAAAGAATTTATGTAGGTTGCTTCTTTGAAATCAGTTGGATGCCTGGCGAGTGCCTTCAGCAGGAAAGCCCTGTGGAAACCTTTTACTGTCCGAACAGTAATCATAAATCATGTAGTTCTTCCGCACCCATTCAAGTTTCTCCTGCTCGCTCGCCTCCAACGCCTCTGCAGCGTACCATGAATTCACAGAGCAATCAGAAGAGGCGGAGCATGACTCTGCTTTGAAATTTCCATAGGAGGCAACAAAAGGGGATTTGGTCCAGTCGATCTTCACTGCACCGCCTCTGGTTGCCCAATCATCTGCGTTCCACAGGCTTGAATATATTCTCATCGCTTGATTCTTCGGATATGCAACGCCCAAATCCTCGCTGTTCTTGAACACTCTCACCGGAGTTCCATCCACAGAAAACCAGCAGGGAATCAGAAATACACATTAAACTACAATAATGATGTTAAAACTGGAGGGCAAGGCAAAAGAGGACATTCAGTAGCTGATTTGAAGTTGCAGGGACAACATTAACTTACATAATTTGTTGGGGATTCCAGAGCAGGGAGTAAGTGTGGAAGTCTGCCGTGGGGTCGAACCAGAGGTAGAATTGCTGCTCACGGTTGCCTTTGCCTTGTGAGAAAACATTGGTGTGCATAACATAGGGATCTCTAGATAGATTTCCCAGGAAATCGAAGTCTATTTCGTCGTGTTTATCCCCTTGTGAGGACAGCTGCACCAGACCATGAACATTTTATGACACCGTACTCATAGACAATAAATACTCAATTCCCTGCTGCTGCCCACTACTGATTTGGGGACTACAATAGAAATATGTATGGAAGAGTAAGAGAGAAACTCACATAGTAAGCAGTGACAGTGCCGGCCGAGTTACCAGCCACCAACTTGATTTGCATATCGATTTTTCCAAAGAGATATTCATTCTTAGATTGGAAACCTGAGCCTGTTTTAGTACAGCAGAGGAGGGGTTCAGGAATCGGCATACTGTTAAAATCATATATATGGAGTAAGAAAAAGAGATGAATATCTTAGCAAGCAAATGAGATGATATACCTGAGGACTGATCGAGAGTGCGCTGCAAGCGTTGGCCATTGTCGAGTATCTTAGCACGATCATTTCCCCATGTGATGTCAAAGTCGTTATAAAAATTTGCAGAAACAAGGTGGGAGGAGGAGAGTACAAGGCTTACCAGGAGGAAACATGGTAACAGATCCATTGGAATATCAGGACAAGAGTAGAAAACGTAGTAGTTGTAATAGTGATGGAGGTATGGAAATGTTGAATGGTGATAAGGAAATTCAAATGAGATTTATATATAGACAGGGTCAGGTAACAATGGAAAGTAGCGAGAAATTTCACAGAGAGTTGTTGAAGTGGATGATTTGGAGCGCGCTTTGTATTTATATTTTATGGTACTCGAGTTTCGCTCCACGCGGAATTCTAGCAAGAAGAAGAGCGTGTTTCTCGCATTGCATACGGCTGGCTTAGCTGTGTGCAATATAAAATAGGTGTATTTCATAATTTGGAAAGCCTAGTCAAAATGATTGTCTTGGATGTTGCCCTCCTGATGTAATGAGATGTTCGTGTGGGCAATGTTTATCCAGTTCCTACGATGCACCGACATcttatgcatacaatacatgttacacatCTTATGTATACAATACATGTTGAATATACATATAACTGCTTGCCGTGCATCATAGGATcctatgcatacaatacatgttacacatcctATGCATATAATACATTTTACATAGACATATAATTGCATGCAGGTGCATAGTAGGGGTTGGGTAGACAGTACCATTTCCACGTCGGGTCCCTCCGTAGTAATCCAGGCCAAATTTATTTCTTCAGCTAAAAGTGAGGAAAAACAGGTAACATAACGTCAATTTCTTCCCTTATTGCCTCGCGATGATGATCAATGGAACTGTTACATGCCAAGAATAATCACCTAAGCTCTAAGGGTCTGAAACATAAAATTCATTATGACGATAAAGGTTCCAAGATCACGTTCACTACTATTCTCACATTGCTAAATAAATTAGCGAGGTAGTCATTAATTCTAGAAAATTTCTGTTCAATTTATCTTTTTTCAAAAAGACTTTTGATAAATGatgtcagattttagatttttatATGTTTagtgtaattatgaaattaggtttttttttattgaaattataaaattattgtcacaataaataactaTTTTCATATTTTGTTCTTGCCTTAAATATGTCGGTACTCTCTTAAGTCACATTACTTGACATATATTGCTAGTATAGTTATTATGTATTTCACTTGTCTTGACAATAGTGACACAATTGATTGTTTTTTTAAACACCAAGAAATTGCACCTAATCAAGCCAAATTAAATGCACAACCTAGTGTTTGCTTCCTACAATCAAAGAATTAACCAACACAATGACATTTAGTTAGGTCTACTAGTTTATAAGATCCTTGTGATATCCTTTCTTGTCTAAAATTTCATTTGCATGTATGTTTATGAGTAGTAATTTCTTTGACATGCATGTGATCATTCTAGAATTCACACATGCCTTAAAGTAGGAGGAAAATGCAATTGTGAAATTTACATAACCCTACCATTTAGATTTACTTTTATCTCCATTTTGAGATAATGCCTTAATAGATTTACATATTGACAAACAATGTAATCTTATGTGAATTTGGGTTTCTTACATTTTGATTTTACCCATCTATTTGCACAAATTCCTTTTAACTTATCTCCCACCTTATCCACATAAACACATAAATCCTAAAATATTTGTCTAGACTCTACATTATGAATCTATTATGCCTATACATACAAATTTCCCTATCATTCTATTATCCATTTGATTTGACTATATCTATGTCCTAATACATTTCCCAAAAGATGAAGTTGACCCATCAATCATGGATATGAcccataatttttttaaattcaatttcaaaatttggctgaATGTTGCCTATCTTTTCCCCACTATAACTTGAGTAAACAATTATGTACTTgtatttaaacatatttaattgcgcttattttataaatcatc
This genomic interval from Cryptomeria japonica unplaced genomic scaffold, Sugi_1.0 HiC_scaffold_165, whole genome shotgun sequence contains the following:
- the LOC131867187 gene encoding xyloglucan endotransglucosylase protein 1-like, whose translation is MDLLPCFLLVSLVLSSSHLVSANFYNDFDITWGNDRAKILDNGQRLQRTLDQSSGSGFQSKNEYLFGKIDMQIKLVAGNSAGTVTAYYLSSQGDKHDEIDFDFLGNLSRDPYVMHTNVFSQGKGNREQQFYLWFDPTADFHTYSLLWNPQQIIFSLDGTPVRVFKNNENVGVAYPKNQGMRIYSSLWNTDDWATRGGLVKIDWSKALFVASYQSFNAQVCSTSSSDCSANAWYNQAALDSGEQQQLEWVRKNYMVYDYCSDTKSFPLGLPTECTR